In a genomic window of Salegentibacter salegens:
- a CDS encoding ParA family protein: protein MGKIIAIANQKGGVGKTTTSVNLAASLGVLEKKVLLIDADPQANATSGLGIDVEEVELGTYQLFEDSIAPEDCIQKTSSPNLDIIPAHIDLVAIEIELVDQDARESMLKKAITPLKELYDFILIDCAPSLGLLTLNALTASDSVVIPIQCEYFALEGLGKLLNTIKSVQKIHNNKLDIEGLLLTMYDSRLRLSNQVVEEVQKHFGEMVFDTIIQRNVRLSEAPSYGESIINYDAGSKGASNYLSLAHEIIKKNP from the coding sequence ATGGGTAAAATCATTGCTATTGCAAACCAAAAAGGAGGAGTGGGCAAAACCACTACCTCGGTAAACCTGGCCGCTTCGCTTGGAGTACTTGAAAAGAAAGTATTGTTAATAGATGCAGACCCACAGGCCAACGCCACTTCCGGACTCGGGATTGACGTGGAAGAGGTTGAATTAGGTACTTACCAGCTTTTTGAAGACTCCATAGCTCCCGAGGATTGCATTCAAAAAACCAGCTCCCCAAATCTTGATATTATACCTGCACATATAGATCTTGTAGCTATAGAAATTGAGTTGGTAGATCAGGATGCCAGGGAATCTATGCTGAAAAAGGCGATTACCCCGCTAAAAGAGCTTTATGATTTTATTTTAATTGACTGTGCCCCTTCCCTGGGTTTGTTAACATTAAATGCTTTGACCGCTTCAGATTCTGTGGTTATCCCAATACAGTGTGAATATTTTGCGCTGGAAGGTTTAGGAAAATTATTAAATACCATTAAAAGCGTTCAGAAAATTCATAATAACAAACTGGATATTGAAGGTTTATTGCTTACTATGTATGATTCCCGTTTAAGGTTATCTAACCAGGTTGTAGAAGAAGTGCAGAAGCATTTTGGCGAGATGGTTTTCGATACAATCATTCAAAGAAATGTGCGTTTAAGTGAAGCCCCAAGTTATGGTGAAAGTATTATTAACTATGACGCGGGCAGCAAAGGAGCCAGTAACTATTTGAGCCTGGCACACGAAATTATAAAGAAAAACCCGTAG